The Vidua chalybeata isolate OUT-0048 chromosome 9, bVidCha1 merged haplotype, whole genome shotgun sequence genomic sequence TTGTAATTTTTAGTTATCATTGAACTTGCTTTTTTGGCTTACTTTGTGAtgtgtaattttatttttctttgtgggAAGCATATTCCCAACCACGATACAGCCTGTATAAATAATGTCATGGATATTTTTTGTTGTGGGGGATGTATTTGTTCCTTCTCAGATCTTGCTTTGAGATGCTTGGTTGAAAGTTACACCACTTGCTGTGATGGAGAAGATGAAGAGCCTGCACCAAAAcgctgcagggctgctcagaCAGAGCTGGCTCCCCACAAATCTGCTGGTAATGAAAGCACCACAGAAGACCGTAAACCTGTAGCTGGAATTGTTATTGCTCTGTGTTGCCATCACAAGTGTGACTGGACACATTATGTAGGCAGAGAGTTCTTTAAATCAGTAGGACTGGGACCAGTAGAATTCCATTATTTTCAGAGAATGAGTAGTTGGGCCACTTGTGGCATGCAAGAAACCACAAGCAAAACTTCTACAAGTGAAGACAGTGAAGATCAAACTAATGACACAGAAGAACATGAGCACACACTCAGCAGGACAGCAAGTGGTTCTGATACTTTACAAGGgtatgtagattttttttcctagcaaatGGACTCCAGCAGAAAAGCTATGTATAGTGGCACATCAAATTGTTTTGGGTCCTCAAAAGGACTAATTTTGCAGAAACATTTAATTACTAAACTTATAGagatattttactttaaaaataggaTTTTCATGGAtgtacatttcaaaatatttcaatagtCATTCTTACCTGACTGAAATGAACTTAAAATgattttggtgatttttctAAGCTTAACTACTAATGTTAATTACCAAAACTGTTTTCTGACAGCTTGTCATTGCTTCCTTCCTTTATCTGGAAGCAGGATACTGAGTGCTGAGGAGCGGAAGGAGATCGGTTGCCTCTGCAAACGGCTGATTGATCACGGACGGATGGAGTATTTACAGCAGCAAGGATACAAGGCTGCACTGCAGTATTATACAGAGTCTGCTGTGTCCTTGGAGAATGTCCTGTTGACAGCTGTCCCAAAGCCTTCTTTGATACCAGAGCCAACTATATGACAGGAGATAGATTTGGAATTGgtagggaaaaaaccaaactctcTAAAActcatctgggtttttttttaaaaaactaattaatttcttacaaaaaaaaaaaaaaacttttagcATCTTTCCTGTACCCAAGAAAAGGTCTTATACTTTCCAGTTTCACTGGGAATTACAAATACGCAAATCAGTTTtcatcagtggaaaaataaaatccctaaGAATATTTGAAACCTGTTGTAGCCTCTTTGCTGTGAAGAAATGTACTTgatattttcttccattcaCAGTTACATTCTTTATTCATTAGGATTCATGACAGGAGGAGAATCAGAAGTACAACTTTCCACATTTCCTGAAAGACAATAGGTTAAAATAAGAGAAGTTGACACACTTTATTCTCACTTCGAAGTTCAGAATAGCTttgtatttcttcttaaaatatttaagtaggCCTAAGTACTTTGATCAGCCTGTGCTGCTAGAGAATCTACTCAGAAAGAAAACTTATGTCTGAAGTGTCATCTTGATATATTTTTGATAATTTGATAATTCATTCATGAAATATTGATAAGAAAAAAACTGTCTTAGTGTTCTAAATCAAGAACattacattcatttttttaagcCTTCACAAAACATAGAATGAAGATCAGAGAGAACATTTTATATCTGCAGTGAAGCGCTCACTGCAAGTAACAGCTGCCAACTGAAAATCAGTTCCAAAGTGCTTATTTGGGTCTCTTACTGCAACATTAAAACTGTTGCCCCGGAGACAGCAGCAAATTTTTGTCATGTTTTAGAAATGGGATTAAACTGGGGGTGTTTTGTTTAAGTGACTGTATTTTGTGTCAGGGAAAGCAAGTTGTGAGAAACATCTGTTTATCAGGTTTTGATAGTTCATTGCTAAAAGATGTATCTTGGGAACATAGACATTTCCCCCTTAATCTTCCTCTGGAACTACCATCTGGACAACATCCAAAAATAGGAAAAGTTGAGCTTCATAAATTAAAGGATGCTAGAAGACCTTCACTGTGTAAACTGATTAAATTGCAAATACAAAAGACAGCCATCAGCTTCTTTTTATCCATGGTGTAGGTAACTCAGGCACATTTAATACAGTGCTCCATGGTTCCAGTATGTTCCTACCAAAATCTATGCTGTTTGTTGGAAACCTTCGGTGCCAACTCCTGTTAAAAGTGCCCctatttacagattttttttttacatgttaCTCATTTATTAAGAAGGTTattcatgtttcatttttatacaTATCCTCGATTTTATTTATCCAGTTTATCCTTCTCTTCCTTGCTGTATTGTGGAGAGAccagaattaataaaaaagccaTACCTGCTTTCTTGAGTGATTCCTGGATATACATGTGCATGAAGTCAATGCCAAACATTTCCTGTTGCTCCTCCTCGTCTGTGTTCTCACACGGAGGGAGTGTTACCTCTAGCTCCAGTGGGTTGTCTCTGAAGTTGACAAATCTAGGAATTCACCAGAAAAAGTTAATCTTGCAGTAAGTTTTGcccagagaaaataattcttttgaaaCTGAATTAAGATTTCTCAAATGCTATTTtaagcaaaaggaaattaaaagttCTTGTTATACTAAACTCACCACTCTATCAGTAGTATTAAGTAAGCTAAGAAGATGCTTTAAAATAGTAACTGATTGTGGTGGGAAAAAACATTGTGGTCCTCATCATTTTGTCTTCAGTTTCTGACCCCAGTGTCAGATGTATTGAGCTTTCACAAACAGGTGAGCGGATGAGAACAGTGCAAGTGGCTCCTCCCAGCTTTGCAAGGCAGGAGCCAGTCTCTATTCTTGTTCCATCCTTAGGCCTATGCTTGTACATATTTAGTTAAGGAAGTTCTTCCAAAAGAGCTGAGAACAGGAATTGTCTTCCTGGGCTAGGCATGGTTTATGCAGACTAGAATTCTTTCTCTAAAACAGCCAGCATCCAATCATCCAAATGAAAATGCTAACAACAGGGAAGTTTCTGTCACAGTATACTGAGAAGTAATTCAAATTCTACCAATTAagaatttacattattttttatttttcatatcaaGTACATGACAGTTTCATCCCTGTCCTTAAACCtaataaattttgtttaattctgAATGCTCGAATTCTCAATGGCAAAGTTCtactttttgtcattttaacGCCTGCCACATTTTTCTGCGAGCTCTTGCCTTTAGAGGGTGATATCAAAGGGCACTTACAGTGGGAGGGCTatgaaatgggaaaatgtaTTATGGTCTACTTTTCATGTGAGATTGTAGCTATCATAATTTACTTCTTTAACTAAGTTTCACTACACCAAGCTTACTTCACCAGATCCTTAACTGCTGTGAATCTGTGTAATTATGCTGATTTATTGTATCCATCTGTACAACTGTGGTAATGCCTTTTCCTCACCCTTAGTATCACTCTATGATCTACAACTCAAGGGGGGcttgaaaaagtattttctagttattttcaattatattaCTGGTGCTTTTTCTTACCTCAGATTTGTCATGTCCTTCATACAAGCTGGAATATCCTTAAGTTTGTTGTTGCTAAGAACAAGAGTACTAAGATTTTTCATATTACCAATGGTTTCTGGCAAAGAGTTTATTTCATTCCTTTGGAGCCATAAAGTGTGGAGGTTTTCCATTCTGAAAAACAGGTATTTGTGCAGTAAATCAAGATTGATAGAAATAATCCTCTTAGTCGttactataaaatattttttcagccaCATAAAGGACTCATAATGCAACAAATCTCAAAGGAAACCCCATATCCAAGATAATCACCTAATCGCTGTTCAAAAATGTGATtgacaataaatatttaaccTTATAGTTGATACTGAATTTATTGTTAATTAAATGGATTATTCCAGCTTATCCAAAACATCACATTAGGGCTGATAAAATCTTGACTTTGGAGTGAGGTTAacataaaaattatcttttgaaGTAGTGTTTATTAATTAGAATTTCAATGCAGTGGAATTGAGACTAAGATGAGCTTTGAGCTGTATTTACCTGTCAATTGCATCAGGAAGCTCCTGGAGTTTGTTTCCCCCCATATCTAACCATTCTAGATTTGGCATGTTGAGGAGAGCTGAAGGGATGGCAGTAAACTGATTCATGCACAAATCTATGTGTGACAGCTTCTTTAAATCACTGAGCTGAAAAGAAGGGGAGATTTAATGCAACTTGGTgtagctgctgcagctgcacagcagtaATTTAGTAATGTTGAGAAACATTACAACACATTTTGGAGCCAGTaaacacagaatggttttgAGTTCCAGTAGCTGATCGTACCTGACAGTAACAGTTTTGCCTGGAAGGTAGATAGGTTGGGAACTGATAAGGCAGCAGAACTTTACCTACCACCCAGTAATGAGTGCCATAACTGCTGACTACAATACAGATATGCCCCAAGCCTCAAGGAAGAGAATGTTAAAGACAGCACTGTCCTTAGAATTTCATACTCCATGCAATATGCCATTTTTTGTtagtaaaatatttagatttttatgTATCAAATTGCAAGGACTGTATTTTACAGTGAACCATGACACCTTCCATACCTGTGACATCTACTACCCTGGAAAGACATTCTAAAAAAGCAACACAGTATCACAGCACCTAAGTCCTTTGAATGAATCATGCCTTTAGGTGCTTTTGCAATGTTCAAGTGGTACAAAGATGTTTTACAGCAGATCTGGTGCAGTTGTTTAAACACTGAGTGCCACTCAAGTGTACTCAAAGCTTCCCAATGTTCACATCACCACAGTCTCCATCAGACATAACTATGGACTTTCTACATTACACCCTGCAACCTGGATCCACATAGATTTTgtaaattctgcatttcagttAATAGTGTATATTTCCATTTGAAGATTCAATGTTATTGCTATTTGGACTCACTCAGTTTTCAAGACACTGATTGGTGTCAACTATTGCCATGactggttttttaaaataaattaaaacaagtaAATATAGTTACATACTTGTCATCTCTATCTAAGAGACTAATAGTTACAGATGCAGGTCTCTCACATTCTGGTCTGTTCCAATTGAAGTTCAATAGTAGGTGAGTAGTTGTTTTCATTCTCTCATAATTGTTTTAAACATTTGAGAACAACAATTGTTCACCTCTGCAAAGGCAGTTGTATAAATCACACAACCCCTTTTCAGATCTATCTGTTCTGGTAAAGATGCTTACAGCTGTCTCCTGGCATATGGTATGAATTTGTACTCTCAACCATAAAAGGGAACCTCTCTGTGCTGAGGCATCAGATTCTTAGGGGGGTAAATCAGTGATGATATCAAGCCTAAACAAATTGATATGGAGTGTGTCACTGCCCTCTATGCACTGCCAAGTCATTTATCTGGCCAAAATAAAGACTGGCTGCTTCAGCAACTCAGGTGTATGTATGTGCTTCACATGTGGCTTCAGTTTGACCAGTCATGGAAAGGTTGTTCACATCAGTGTGGAGTACTGTGAAATCACAGCTTCACAGcaaatctgaaaacagaaatgcaacaCGTAATGATAATTGGCTTTGGATAAATTCAAAATATGCattaaacaaaactaaacagtCTGCCAAAACCTGAGGAGGAAGATCACAGATACTTCTGTTGACAGCCAGTTCCAATCTTTCCAGACTGATGCAGTTACTTATTTCCTTAGGAATAGATTTTATTCTGTTGTAACTGAGAAGCAGCTCTTGGAGGCTGGTCAGCTGGCCTGCAGAGAGCACAAAGGAGAAATGTTCATGTTTATTCTACTTGAAGCACAATATTATTTGTTTTGCCTTATCCTTTTACTGTTAGAAAAATGCTCTGTGTtctcacaaaacaaaacaagcaaattaCCAAACTGCAAATACCAGCATCTCAGGACTCTTTGGTACAGGACTGCAATCTAGTTGAGTGCTccaaggaaaaacccaaaaccaaaaaattgtGACTAGGCTACTCCTGCCATGGACTCAGAACATGAAGTCTGTTTTCCAGTATCACTTTGCTAGCTGCATTCTGATGTCTGCTGTACAAGCAGGTCCTTTTTTTGTCATGGGGACCTTTCATAGAGATAGGTCTCTTCCATCCAGCCCCATATTTAGTTTACAGGGAATTTACAGTTTGGAGATCTCTATCTCACTGTGAGATTtaaataatctgtttttttaCTACCCAATAGGATTGTTAGACAAGCAAAGGGCACAAAAATGGTACTTTTGTGCGAGAtcaatttttttagaaaagcagcttaaaataaaagaaagcacaGCTCACCAATTTCTTTAGGTACACTTTCAATTGAGTTCCGGGATAGATCCAGAACAACAAGGCTGTGAAATCTTCCAATAAACTGAGGAATTTTCTGCAAACTAGTTCTGTGAAGCTGCCATTCCTGGAGATGGATTAGTTTCAATAAGCATGAAGGTAATGTCTACAACAGGAAATACAAACCAGAAGAAATTCAGCTTAGAATATGGGCTGAGGCAGAAGTTTGATTTGAAACACTAACAGTCTGTCCTTTTTCTTAAGCTATACTGTAACATGTAGGTTACAAAATGAATCCTGATAactgttttctaaaatatgCTAGAAGTAGCAAGCATAACTGATATGATTTTAATATCATacatattaggaaaaggtttaCATTTTATAAAGGTTTACATCaatatattaggaaaaggttcttcccccagggGGTGGTtgggcagtggaacaggctccccagggcagtggtcacagcaccaagcctgacagagttcaagaagtgtttggacaatgttctcaggcacatggtgtgactcttagAGATGGTGCTGTGCAAAGCCAGGAGTTCAACTCAATGAACTCAGCATagtccatgattccatgatcctgaAGGGAACACCAGTGTGGGTTGTCATTCTGATCACAGATTGAACCTGCCCTCTTTTGGCTCCCAGGATTTAGATACCTGCACTACTGTCATTGACAAGTTTCAggcttgtttttgtttatttctttcttaaaaaaaaaaaatccatataagTGAAGATGGAACTGCTCTAAACAGACTGTTGCACAGAAAGGGCGATCTAAATTCTATTTCCTATTCTGTTAATAAAAACAGTGAGCAGCTGAGAACAGAAGAGCTGAGGGATAAAAGACGACAATGTCTCTATGCAAAGAGCTCTGAACAAGGACCACTGGCCTGCAGACCACCAGAGTATGGCTGGGTCTGGCTGCCATGTTCTCACTGACCTCAACACAAACTAATTCTCATCCCTTTCTAGGAGCTAGTCAGTGCATTTCTGCATGGCTCTGAGCACTGATTTCACTCTGCCAGTATTAACAGCAGATTAGCTCTGCACATGAGAAACAACAGTAATAGTGTCTGGGAATCTACTGGCTCATTTTCACTcttagaaagagaaaataaacaataaataaacaTGCACCCAAACACAGAGGGTTTTCATCTTGATACATTTCAGTAGTTCTGGTGTGTGAATGTTAAATGAGAATTTACATACTGAAAATCATACTCTGCAATACTCtattatagaaaataatttctaatgcAGAAAAGTCTTTTGGGCTTTGCTTTTGCAGAGTAATGCTTAATATTCAGGACTAAAAAACACCCAGCTTTCTTTTACACTCACAACAGTGTGTCCTAATTCACTGTTAGCAAAGCACAGTGAGCAGTTAATAGAACACAAATAGTAAACACAAATACACTGTAAGCGTAAAGTTGTAAATATTAGTTTTCTAATGCATCAGTCATTCAACACAAGCAGCATTCATTCCTATCAACACTACCTTCCATTCTTCTTCCTCTATCCTTAAAATTGCTCTTCCACCTTCATTAATAACTTTTTCTTTGAGCTTTGCTAAAGCAGCTCTCTCCTCCCAGACAAGCAGTAGcctacaagagaaaaaagatcTGCCAGTGCTGCCACAATGAATATAACCAATAATTACTATCCTAtctattttctggaaaaagagaCAAACACCTTATTGTCAAAGAACATTAATTTTATCTGGATGTTAACATACTATCAGttggagagaagaaaagcccTTAATGTTTGGCTGAGGTAATTTACAGGAATTCTATTTTACGGATCTTCAAATTTACATTCAGAAGGAGAACATCATTCACTTTCACCATGTTGCAGCAGGGCCACAGAATATAAAGTCATATGGAATTAAGTTCTAAAGCACATTTTCAAGCAGATTCCTAAAATGAAAGCCTTCCAGTCTACCTCATATAAGTGCAAGAAAATAGATCAATCAGCTTCTTTTAGCTTGCTTTCCAAAGGGGACTTAAACAAGAATTATGACAAGGtcattctctttctttctgcttatATTCTCCATGAGTAACTTTTGAATTTGTTGTTCCACTTCAAATACATCTGATAAATTAAGAGTACCAAAAATAGAATCCTAAATCACttaaaatttcataaaattGCTGGCCAGACAGAAGACCAAGCAACCCTGTTAATACCTCAATGGAGAAGAAAGCATAACAAATCTTCACTGGTTAGAATATTTACAGAGCAGAGGATTTTAGTATCTGAGTTTAGGGAATTTAATCTATATACTAATATTTTTATCACAGACACTAGAAAAATTCTAATCACTGGGAATCCTGCTGGAGTAACAACTAAGGAATTAGAGTCTGCATGAGTTTGAAGAAACCAATTACAGTCCAATGAAATGTAACATACGACTAGCTTTACACACACTTAAGGAGTTACAATTTACCTACCTTCCTGCAGACCTCTGCCtgaattccttttctttctgtaattcTTCATTTATCTTGTGTATTCTCACTTCCCAGAGTGTCTTCACAGCAGAGAATGTTCCCAGGCAAACTGCAGTTTCAGCCATGATCCTTTACATGTTCAGATTTGCTTGCAGGAATCTGACTGAATTTCAGGCTCAATGCACCACTTCAGGTATGGGTTACCAGATGAAGACAGTGACATGTAAAATAACATACTGCAATACCCACTTCACTATGTTATCAAATGACTTAATATAAAGAACTGACAGGATTTTATCCACTGCTTTCTCTTTATAAGAATAGATCATTGCACCTAGTTAAATTTTATTATAGCAAGAAATGGTATTTTTGCAATCTCTGCATTCTTATTCAGTGAACAACTTATTCAGTGAACTTCTCTCAGTTCCTTCAATGGTAGGCTAAGTGTTGACCATAATTATTAAAAGCAGATTTGAGCATTTGTTCCCATCCCAGGAAGGCATTAAACTGTCACCTGCAATCTAAGGCAGTTCAATTCTGATAGCTGCATTCTGACACCTACCTGATAGAAATACTTGTCACAAAAGGAGTTTTGCACTTTATAGAAACTGAACTGTTCCTGGGAATTAATTAGTATACtttatttgcattcattttcttcatAGCTTAACTCATTACAATGCATTTTATAGTTAGCAATGCATTACCTTtaggaaaatgcatttaaattctTCTGATTTCTCTTTGAATGTTTGTGTATCCCTACTGAGTGTCAGAATTCACATGTGAAATTAAACTCAGTCTAAAGTTTAGAAATAGTGTATCCTTTAGTGAGATAATTAATACATATTGTCCTGAAGAGAGGCAAAATAGGATACTCACTCATGCTAATAACTGCATCCCTctaaaaatcatttttattgCCATTACAGGAGCCAAGATACTGATATTCAGATAAGCTTACAGGGCTAAACTTCAAACCAGCAGCAGTGTACTCTGAACACTGATGATCTGAATGCTCCCCTTCTAACTTTTTACTGATACTTGTAGTGGCATGTCCTATATATGCCTTAAACTAAAGAAAGTAAGGATAACTTTCTTCCAAACAAGCAAGTAGGTTACAACAAAAGAGGAATTTCATGTCTTTTCATACATATATTTCCCTACAATAATTGCTGCAGGTCTGTCTTTTAGAACCAATCTttactttcaaatttttttctgttataatTTTGTGTGGCATGGATAAGCCACAATTGCTTAGTGACTATTTTTGTGTTCAAACTGTCAATCATTCTATTTTATGTTTACTATGTCTTTTGCTAATATACTTACTTGTAAAGTCTGCTTATACTGAAATCAAGTTAAAATGTGTAGGCgaataaaatgtaaaacatcAGGATTGCCACCTGTTGTAAAGACAGCACAAAATCAAATTATAAAGCTTCAATAAAGAAGAATCTGGTctaatacattaatatttatgaCTCTTATGTGTTCTCTGTTTGTTAAGGATAAATGGCAGGATTTGACAAGTGACACAAATGGTAACTAACCCCAGCGTGGCAGTGCAGTCTGGCCTTTGGGCTCCTACAGAGGAACtggattttttcctgtaaagATAGCACTGTATActttttccctcccccacaTAAATGTGATCACATTTACTAGTCTGAAGGATTAGCTTCTCTTTCAGTGGTCACAGTAACTACCCTTCCCAGTCCCCATCTCAACATGCAACAGTAATGCTATGTATGCATGAGGTTCTTTGCTCCAGTTAGTGGTTACAATTCAAATCGCCTGATTTTTTCCAAGATTATATTTCTGTTGAGATCAAGTGATTAAATAATCTATCATTTCTTGTTgtttaaaggtattttttgaACTACAGGACCTTTTAGGTAGAAAACTAGAAatcttttttatataaattatgcAGAAAAGAGACATTTGTTAATAGTTGTACTACCAAACCCAGTATCATACTATACAGTCAAACCAATACTTATTTCTAGTAAAGCTTACTCTGGACAACTCTCTTTTGCATATCATTCAACAAATACTGCCTTAGAACCATGAAATATCAAAGGACCTAAAAATATGGCTATTTTCAGGATTTCATTATATAACAGGATTCCCTCAAAAAGGTCTTGTTCTTAGATCTTGTTAttcatcaagaaaataaaaaccataatAATCTTGCCATCACAGCCAACAATTCAGAAGTGAATTCCCAAGCGTAGCTGTAAAACAACTGCAAATTCACTCCCAAGTAATCAGCTCTCCCAACTTCACCTCCAAGCATCAGAGTTTAACAACTTACCTTAATTATTTGGTGTTTCCAAGGATTTTCTGTGACTCATTGCTTTCTGGACAAGAGCAGAGATAAATTATGAATCTTGTCTGCATTACCAAAGCCATTTAAAACTCTCACTCAGACTCCAATGCAATGTCAGTCTAGTTCTAATTTTAACCTATGCTGAGAATAGAAGGCATCACATGAGGCACTTTTGCAACCCCCCCTAAGCATTTACCCCTGTTGAAGTCTTCCCAGTTTGCTGAGTGTGACTGGGCTCCCCTAAACTGGACTCCCATTATCAGAAATTGTGAACAAAGAAGAACAAAGGAATATTGTTATGCTACACAATAAGtttgttttgaattaaaaatgaCAATTAGAAATAAAGGCCAGTATTGAATTAAAAATGACTGCTTTCTTTAGTAATGTTTCTCTTTAACTGAGCTTTAAAGTGCTATTAAACAGCAACACTTACTAAACAGATGAGAAAAGGTATTACATCACTGAGTACTATACTCATTACTTTTGCCAATGCTGAAGAATTCTCTTGCTGAAGAATTTTACTGCAAATTTTCAAAGTTCAGACAGAAAAGTAATCTTTACCAGGATGTGCAGAGGGGTTATTACTCACCCCTTCTCATGGTTCCAATTATGTAACATATTTAACATTCTATTTCTTCAAATAGCCTTTGGAGAAGATAAAAGGAGAACAAGTCTGTCAGAATCTTTTACTTCAAACAAATGGGAACAGAGACAACAATAGCTACAAGGTCACTATTTGAGGCAGAAGCCATAAAACTGGATAGTTCTAACCAATTGAACTGGAGTATAAAATGTGAAGGTgaaatttttaaagtatcatTAATTTGGTTATAACTCTACCACACAGAACTTTATAGCAAAGAACCCTCTCCAATCCCCAAACAACTAAA encodes the following:
- the LRRC39 gene encoding leucine-rich repeat-containing protein 39, which gives rise to MAETAVCLGTFSAVKTLWEVRIHKINEELQKEKEFRQRSAGRLLLVWEERAALAKLKEKVINEGGRAILRIEEEEWKTLPSCLLKLIHLQEWQLHRTSLQKIPQFIGRFHSLVVLDLSRNSIESVPKEIGQLTSLQELLLSYNRIKSIPKEISNCISLERLELAVNRSICDLPPQLSDLKKLSHIDLCMNQFTAIPSALLNMPNLEWLDMGGNKLQELPDAIDRMENLHTLWLQRNEINSLPETIGNMKNLSTLVLSNNKLKDIPACMKDMTNLRFVNFRDNPLELEVTLPPCENTDEEEQQEMFGIDFMHMYIQESLKKAGNVESCTSDSPPVMNPNE